From the genome of Bombyx mori chromosome 7, ASM3026992v2:
CCATCTGTATCCCAAAAGACGGAAGCCATCACTTTTCTAGCCGACTTTACAGCCATGGCTTTTTTGGAGCCGGGCATCCCGATTGAATCCAGTGTTTTGATTCAATTTTTGGATAAAATTCTGGTGTGTAATAATGAACCCATGTTTCATCTGTTATTACAAATTGACGTAAAAAATCGGCCTTATTACTCTGAAAACGGTCCAGACATTCTTTTGAGTTTTGCAACCGAATCCTTTTTTGATCGTGTGCACCCAACGCGGCACCCAACGAGCCGAtaactttttcatatttaattcctcACTTAGGATATGATGTACCCGTTCTTTTGAGATACCTGCAGTGTCAGCTATTTCAGATAACTTCAATCGTCGATCTGCTAAAACTATATCATGTACTTTCACAACCATTTCCGGAGTCGTGACGCTTTTTGGACGTCCGGGGCGGACTTTATCTTGGGCACATGTACGACCGCGCTTAAACTCAGCCACCCAGATTTTAACTGTGGCACTAGAAGAAGCACATTCACCCAAAACATTCTTTAACTCGTCATAGATGTCTTTCCCCTTCATGTCCTCCATATGAAGAAACTTTATCACCGCtctttgttcaattttatccattttgaaaacagttgacgaaatatattttcaaatgacaaaaaatcaataaaattttcccggcagtaaattcaaatttagaacacAGGTGGTTAGAGATACgaatttaaaaatgacatatatatttttttaattttaactttttaaatagcaGAGGCTAGTaacttatcatcccgccctcgtATTTAGGTGCGTGCTCACTGTAAAGTACACAGTcttacacgtttttttttctttgactaCACCCTTTACTTTGTTCTCCGCCGTTTTTAATTTGCCTCGTCCACTACCGCCATTGCTTCCACCAACAATGCTGCCATGTTGCAATCCGAaaattgtcttaattttaaCATGTCAAAAGGACAAATAAGTCTATTGTAgatcagcttcgcatccgagtcaggctctcaaTAATCTGCTACTAGAGGTTCCTTAGCTACTTCGATCacattgcccgccgacagtcgGATAACTTAGATAAAGTGATTGTAACGGGCAAGATGGAAGGAAAGAGACCACGCGGCCGATCACCTAGCCGCTGGTCTGACCAAATAACCGCCCTAACTGGGCTGTCAGTTGCAACCGCTGtacgagaagctgaggaccggattaggtggaaacagctcacgagacacgCCACGATCTGCGTCGCCATAGGgaagcaagggctcagccagaatggAACAAAGACGAAGAAGGAAAGTGTAAACTCAACCTTGCACCGTTTCGAATAAAGTACACGAAATCAATTGtggttttttgttattgcttagata
Proteins encoded in this window:
- the LOC119628745 gene encoding protein GVQW3-like, translated to MDKIEQRAVIKFLHMEDMKGKDIYDELKNVLGECASSSATVKIWVAEFKRGRTCAQDKVRPGRPKSVTTPEMVVKVHDIVLADRRLKLSEIADTAGISKERVHHILSEELNMKKLSARWVPRWVHTIKKGFGCKTQKNVWTVFRVIRPIFYVNL